From a single Botrytis cinerea B05.10 chromosome 16, complete sequence genomic region:
- the Bcmrpl7 gene encoding Bcmrpl7 yields MALRELPSTLCRFSRREIRSTPASIGRNGRRYASGEAVAARESPEDFQDLESQSSFASTSVPSEVIDTFDPVKRAQGRKRELPSSRYQFRSPRYYRGPLHPHQPPPKSDPSSREFVPGPFGPNRLEQTYKSTISHDIMTMAYVHKPPGTVTIPKADRLRTWDDSSPYHKGRPKRGPRGGDVLRLIEQDITWRNIPKIEEVTVHSMVKGALGDSAYMHVAGILLQSITGVRPEIHKSTHNVAQFGIRKGMPVSLTCTMRNNDALEFLDKCINVVFPKIKDWQGVKGSTGDGSGNLSFGFNREGTILFPEVQVNYDMYPPRLIPGFHVTVKTTATSDRHARLLLSAMGVPFYGKLVD; encoded by the exons ATGGCTTTACGAGAATTGCCGTCGACCTTGTGTCGATTCTCGAGGAGGGAAATACGATCAACGCCAGCATCGATAGGGAGGAATGGTCGCAGATATGCATCTGGAGAAGCTGTTGCCGCAAGAGAGAGTCCAGAAGATTTCCAAGACCTCGAATCGCAATCTTCATTTGCTTCAACATCTGTGCCAAGTGAAGTAATTGACACTTTCGACCCTGTAAAGAGGGCACAAGGGCGGAAGAGAGAACTCCCTTCCAGTCG ATACCAATTTCGATCACCGAGATACTATCGAGGTcccctccatcctcatcaaccTCCACCGAAATCAGATCCTTCGTCTCGAGAATTCGTTCCTGGTCCATTCGGCCCCAATCGCCTCGAACAAACCTATAAATCAACCATCTCCCACGACATTATGACCATGGCATACGTTCATAAACCACCTGGAACCGTCACAATTCCTAAAGCCGATCGTTTAAGAACATGGGACGATTCATCGCCATACCATAAAGGTAGACCAAAGAGAGGTCCTCGTGGTGGAGATGTTTTACGTCTCATTGAACAAGACATTACTTGGCGCAACATTCCTAAGATCGAAGAAGTCACTGTCCATTCGATGGTTAAGGGTGCACTTGGAGATTCCGCATATATGCATGTCGCTGGTATTCTACTACAATCAATTACGGGTGTCAGGCCAGAAATTCACAAGTCAACACACAACGTTGCACAATTCGGTATTCGAAAGGGCATGCCAGTTTCTTTAACTTGTACTATGAGAAATAACGACGCATTGGAGTTCCTCGATAAGTGTATCAATGTGGTATTCCCAAAAATTAAGGATTGGCAAGGTGTAAAGG GCTCAACTGGAGATGGAAGTGGAAATTTGTCATTTGGTTTCAATAGAGAAGGAACTATTTTATTCCCAGAAGTTCAGGTCAACTATGAT ATGTATCCACCTAGGTTGATTCCTGGATTCCACGTTACAGTCAAAACCACCGCAACATCCGATCGTCATGCTAGACTTTTGCTTAGCGCGATGGGTGTTCCTTTCTACGGAAAGCTTGTTGATTAA
- the Bcflx1 gene encoding Bcflx1: MTENHARISPALVETIAGLSAGTASTLAVHPLDVIKTRLQIHRSTSHTPASGLTIFRSLTQQPQPLQSLYRGLTPNLIGNASSWALFFYFKNIFESSLRSFHNQPSNSNYASLTPIDYFLASGSAGIMITITTNPIWVLKTRMLSSDRSSKGAYQSMWHGARHLWQHEGPRGFYRGVGISLLGNSHGAVQFAVYEPLKNFWRNHCSHQTLRGDRESSQVKLGNTATLLLSSSAKIIAGTATYPYQVVRSRLQTYDAEERFGRGIRGVVGKVWREEGWRGFYRGLGTNIVRVLPATWVTFLVYENARFYLPRQWNRDGEE; encoded by the exons ATGACCGAAAACCATGCGCGCATCTCTCCCGCGCTGGTCGAGACAATTGCTGGCCTCTCGGCCGGTACAGCATCTACCCTGGCTGTTCATCCTCTAGATGTTATCAAAACGCGATTACAAA TTCATCGCAGTACATCTCACACACCAGCCAGCGGTCTCACCATCTTCCGCAGTCTGACACAACAGCCTCAACCTCTGCAAAGTCTCTATCGCGGTCTAACACCCAATCTCATCGGCAATGCCAGTAGTTGGGCCCTCTTTTTCTacttcaaaaatatcttcGAATCCTCACTTCGTTCCTTTCACAACCAGccttcaaattccaattATGCCTCCCTTACACCCATCGACTATTTTCTCGCGTCCGGCTCGGCAGGTATCATGATTACCATCACTACAAATCCAATATGGGTACTCAAGACCCGAATGCTGAGCTCGGATCGAAGCAGCAAAGGAGCGTATCAAAGTATGTGGCATGGCGCTAGACATTTATGGCAACATGAAGGACCACGAGGATTCTACAGAGGTGTTGGGATTAGTTTGTTAGGCAATAGTCATGGAGCGGTACAATTCGCCGTCTATGAGCCCCTGAAGAATTTCTGGCGTAATCATTGTTCACACCAGACCCTGAGAGGTGATAGAGAGAGTTCTCAGGTTAAACTGGGAAATACGGCGACGCTTTTGCTTAGTAGCTCGGCGAAAATTATTGCGGGAACGGCAACGTATCCGTATCAGGTTGTGAGAAGCAGATTGCAAACTTACGATGCGGAAGAACGGTTTGGGAGGGGAATTAGAGGGGTCGTGGGGAAGGtttggagagaggaggggtGGAGGGGGTTTTATAGAGGGCTGGGTACGAATATTGTGAGGGTTTTGCCGGCGACTTGGGTGACATTCTTGGTGTATGAGAATGCGAGGTTTTATCTACCAAGACAGTGGaatagagatggagaggagtAG
- the Bctom7 gene encoding Bctom7, whose protein sequence is MQLSEESKERIGKLIDYSRVAIHYGYLPLILYLGYTRSEPRPSIVRLLSPLA, encoded by the exons atgcAACTTTCCGAAGAATCCAAG GAGCGCATTGGAAAGCTCATTGACTATTCCCGTGTTGCTATCCATTA TGGTTACCTTCCCTTGATCCTCTACCTTG GATACACTCGCAGTGAACCACGCCCATCCATCGTCAG actcctctctcctctcgcATAA
- the Bchsh49 gene encoding Bchsh49 gives MSGARHWEQDKEATVYIGNIDERVTDSLVWELMLQAGRIVNVHLPKDRVTQNHQGYGFVEFISEEDAEYAARIMNQVRLFGKPIRVNKASADKQKTVEVGAELFIGNLDPMVDEKTLYDTFSRFGSLISPPKIARDESSLSKGYGFVSYANFEASDDAIANMNGQYLMNKDISVQYAYKKDGKGERHGDAAERALAAQAKKHNVIPDLQNMPPGLLLGMNGIPQAPAAMLNDSPIPTAPPGFPPQRPAYNSVPPPGGPRGAPGGQPQHLPPPPSGLPQRPPPSQAGYGGPQMDFHNQHAPPTGPGGAYGHPTTGPARGIQFPPGFAPPGGMPAPGQPGMVPPPGLLNMQAPPGFGGAQGMPMGMPPAGPQGHGGQGYGRR, from the exons atgTCAGGAGCAAGACATTG GGAACAAGACAAGGAAGCCACCGTCTATATTGGCAATATTGATGAGCGCGTTACTGATAGCTTGGTATGGGAATTGATGTTACAAGCTGGGCGCATTGTCAATGTACATTTACCCAAGGATCGCGTCACTCAAAATCACCAGGGCTATGGATTCGTAGAATTTATATCAGAGGAGGATGCTGAATATGCGGCGCGCATTATGAACCAAGTGCGGTTGTTTGGAAAACCAATCCGTGTCAACAAG GCCTCTGCCGATAAACAAAAGACAGTTGAAGTGGGCGCCGAACTCTTCATTGGTAATCTTGACCCTATGGTAGACGAAAAGACTTTATACGATACCTTCTCGCGCTTTggatctctcatctctcctcCCAAGATCGCTCGCGATGAATCCTCTCTTTCTAAAGGTTACGGTTTCGTATCCTATGCCAATTTCGAAGCCTCCGACGATGCTATCGCAAATATGAACGGTCAATATTTAATGAACAAGGATATTTCAGTTCAATACGCATACAAGAAAGATGGCAAAGGAGAAAGACACGGAGATGCAGCCGAGAGAGCCTTAGCAGCTCAAGCAAAGAAACACAACGTAATCCCAGATCTACAAAACATGCCACCAGGATTACTATTAGGCATGAATGGAATTCCACAAGCTCCAGCCGCAATGTTAAACGACTCTCCCATACCTACCGCACCCCCAGGATTCCCACCACAACGTCCTGCTTACAATTCCGTCCCGCCACCTGGTGGTCCACGCGGTGCTCCAGGAGGACAACCCCAACATCTCCCACCCCCTCCATCTGGTCTTCCTCAAAGACCACCACCTTCGCAAGCCGGCTACGGTGGCCCACAAATGGATTTCCACAATCAACATGCCCCACCTACTGGCCCAGGCGGTGCATATGGACATCCTACTACTGGACCTGCGCGAGGAATCCAATTTCCACCTGGATTTGCTCCACCAGGAGGTATGCCAGCTCCTGGGCAGCCAGGAATGGTTCCCCCGCCTGGTCTATTAAATATGCAAGCACCTCCTGGATTTGGAGGTGCTCAGGGAATGCCAATGGGGATGCCACCTGCAGGACCACAAGGTCATGGGGGACAAGGTTATGGAAGGAGGTGA
- the Bcsto1 gene encoding Bcsto1 — MADYERGAERGGENRGGYQGEGGDGGNRGGDRGYGYGEREERGGRGGGYRGRYNGGGGGRGGGRKRYRDEDDQDRRPQRRRYEEPLIVKVRKQLLSIAESPLKRVETEVAEIAKTVCDNYDDVELRDSFYDLSLQLVVEQPFKIPFVAAVVMVLNTLKEEMVMQLLERTIKDLNKSIIKGDWRQVKLYMKFLGSLQGLLEGDGVFTILQDFLTKALDLQTENNEETIGPELVKIILLTIPYIMASSATDAHEKAAAMIENTDIIASEPHVLQALVDPYPGDAKDDTIAPVGVLSLLQKQLQAESQNGWELFCLPRPWKMIEPEQQEALTTASRHTLPTIALPEVVNAGPRPLFPELYFSVYANQDVETVPPITDISSCLLRDALVDTINILDYNRNATAKFLIDIDCYFAPDTFVKRATPFDRLRDVEGDRSTWKPEDVAVDAVFSQLFQLPVPEHKLVYYHAVLTESCKIAPAAIAPSLGRAIRFLYRNVDSMDLELSSRFMDWFSHHLSNFGFTWKWTEWIDDVELSDLDPKKAFIIGSLDKEIRLSFAQRIKGTLPPPYQQLITEEKEKDTPDFKFDDPSTPFSAEGQEILALLRKKATEEEIQPVVDRIHALAVEQALPDPLVPSTDAYVTSICYIGSKSLSHVLSCIERCKDRLLAIGPVSPVARRQIITSVMQYWKDQPGIGVNIIDKLLNYTILSPQSVVQWAIGSEGKRLSQSFVYEMVEATVGKVTGRIRQVQLSLRVPGLLEEQKQLIEKTVEMERINMRELGREMDELLTAWANGSKDQEIEMDGREEDRALVRGWGERWLRVFRRKFAVEEAWGVEASRWVAAPEPEVEKVQEAVVGEVKNPEEMKIDADGADGAEYADFEGIN; from the exons ATGGCGGATTATGAGAGAGGTGCtgagaggggaggagaaaATCGAGGTGGATATcagggagagggaggggatggGGGAAATAGAGGAGGGGACCgtgggtatgggtatggcgagagggaggagagaggtggGAGGGGTGGTGGGTATAGAGGGAGATATAAtgggggtggtggtgggagAGGGGGTGGGAGGAAGAGATATAGAG ATGAAGACGATCAAGATCGACGACCTCAGAGACGTCGCTACGAAGAACCACTCATCGTCAAAGTTCGCAAACAACTTCTTTCCATCGCGGAATCACCTCTCAAGCGCGTCGAAACGGAAGTAGCCGAAATAGCCAAAACTGTATGCGACAACTACGATGATGTCGAATTGCGCGATTCATTCTATGATTTATCGCTACAGTTGGTCGTAGAGCAACCTTTCAAGATTCCTTTCGTCGCTGCAGTTGTTATGGTATTGAATACTCTGAAGGAAGAAATGGTCATGCAGTTGTTGGAACGGACTATAAAGGACTTGAATAAATCGATCATCAAGGGCGACTGGAGACAGGTTAAGTTGTATATGAAGTTCTTGGGAAGCTTGCAGGGTTTATTGGAAGGTGATGGTGTTTTCACTATTCTGCAGGATTTCTTGACTAAGGCTCTGGATTTGCAGACGGAGAACAACGAAGAG ACTATCGGACCTGAATTGGTCAAGATTATTCTTCTTACTATTCCGTATATCATGGCATCTTCAGCGACAGATGCTCATGAGAAGGCTGCGGCTATGATTGAGAACACTGATATCATTGCTTCTGAACCACACGTTTTACAAGCTTTGGTTGATCCATATCCAGGAGATGCTAAAGATGACACAATTGCGCCAGTCGGTGTTTTGAGTCTTTTGCAAAAGCAATTACAAGCTGAATCGCAAAATGGATGGGAACTATTCTGTCTACCAAGACCATGGAAGATGATTGAGCCAGAGCAACAAGAAGCTTTGACTACTGCTTCAAGACATACTTTGCCAACAATTGCTCTTCCTGAGGTTGTCAATGCGGGACCAAGACCATTGTTTCCAGAGCTTTACTTTTCGGTCTACGCTAATCAGGATGTTGAGACTGTACCACCTATCACGGATATCTCTTCGTGTCTGTTGAGAGACGCTTTGGTTGATACGATCAATATCTTGGATTACAACAGAAATGCTACAGCCAAATTCTTGATTGATATCGATTGCTATTTTGCCCCTGACACTTTTGTCAAGAGAGCTACGCCATTCGATAGACTTCGAGATGTCGAGGGAGATAGATCAACATGGAAGCCTGAAGATGTTGCAGTCGATGCAGTCTTTTCACAATTATTCCAACTTCCAGTTCCAGAGCATAAGCTCGTCTATTATCATGCTGTCTTGACGGAATCTTGCAAGATTGCACCAGCTGCTATTGCGCCATCTCTTGGTCGTGCCATCCGTTTCTTATATAGAAATGTGGATTCAATGGATCTTGAATTGAGCAGTAGATTTATGGATTGGTTTTCGCATCATTTGAGTAACTTTGGTTTTACTTGGAAGTGGActgaatggattgatgatgtgGAACTTTCGGATCTGGACCCAAagaaagcttttattattgGTTCTTTGGATAAGGAGATTCGATTAAGTTTTGCTCAGAGAATCAAGGGCACTTTGCCACCTCCATATCAGCAGTTGATTAcagaggagaaggaaaaggataCGCCTGATTTTAAGTTTGATGATCCAA GCACCCCATTCAGCGCTGAAGGACAAGAAATCCTCGCCCTCCTCCGCAAGAAGGCAACAGAAGAGGAGATTCAGCCAGTGGTTGATAGAATTCACGCTTTAGCAGTTGAACAAGCACTTCCAGATCCTCTCGTTCCATCTACAGACGCGTATGTAACATCCATCTGCTACATTGGATCTAAATCGCTCAGTCACGTTCTCTCCTGTATTGAACGCTGCAAAGATCGCCTCCTAGCTATTGGACCCGTCTCTCCAGTCGCTAGACGCCAAATCATCACTTCGGTTATGCAGTATTGGAAGGATCAACCCGGTATCGGTGTTAATATCATTGACAAACTCTTGAACTATACAATTCTGAGCCCGCAAAGTGTGGTGCAGTGGGCTATTGGCAGTGAGGGAAAAAGACTCAGCCAGAGTTTCGTGTACGAGATGGTTGAAGCTACCGTCGGAAAGGTTACTGGACGTATTCGTCAAGTTCAGCTCAGTCTTCGTGTTCCGGGATTACTAGAGGAACAGAAacaattgattgagaaaaccgtggagatggaaagaatcaACATGAGAGAATTGGGaagggagatggatgagCTCTTGACGGCTTGGGCGAATGGATCGAAAGACcaggaaattgaaatggatggaagggaagaagatcGGGCATTGGTCAGAGGATGGGGAGAGAGATGGTTGAGAGTTTTCAGGAGAAAATTTGCGGTAGAGGAAGCCTGGGGTGTAGAGGCTAGTAGGTGGGTAGCTGCTCCAGAACCGGAGGTCGAGAAGGTGCAGGAGGCTGTGGTGGGGGAGGTCAAGAACCcggaggaaatgaaaattgatGCGGATGGTGCGGATGGCGCCGAGTACGCAGATTTTGAGGGGATTAATTAG